Proteins encoded by one window of Rhodamnia argentea isolate NSW1041297 chromosome 6, ASM2092103v1, whole genome shotgun sequence:
- the LOC115756184 gene encoding agamous-like MADS-box protein AGL80, which translates to MTRRKVKLEYITNDASRRAAFKKRNKGLMKKVSELSTLCGINACAIVYSPYDRQPDLWPPSRMAVERIVSRFKEMPDMEQSKKMVSQEAYLMQRIAKANEQLKKHRKENREREVTRVMFNALASTFTGTAPVWPSLRVMDLHDLGWVVDDYVKDVVKRSDSLKQALGIGGGGEVAAPPPPLPDVPVEGFPETEAVGQVEAGNSMQRQQWFVDLGNPQLPNVPFAGNELMLLPFGGNINNNNNNNPQNAVWPNNNNNYPQNVVWPNNNPFFP; encoded by the coding sequence ATGACGAGAAGGAAGGTGAAGCTCGAGTACATAACCAACGATGCCTCGAGAAGGGCAGCGTTCAAGAAGAGAAATAAGGGACTCATGAAGAAGGTGAGTGAGCTGAGCACCCTGTGCGGCATCAACGCGTGTGCCATCGTCTACAGCCCCTATGACCGCCAGCCAGATCTCTGGCCGCCTTCCCGAATGGCCGTTGAGCGCATCGTCTCGAGGTTTAAGGAGATGCCAGATATGGAGCAGAGCAAGAAGATGGTGAGCCAGGAGGCGTACCTGATGCAGCGGATCGCGAAGGCGAACGAACAGCTCAAGAAGCACAGGAAGGAAAACCGTGAGAGGGAGGTGACCAGAGTCATGTTCAATGCCTTGGCTAGCACATTCACCGGCACCGCCCCAGTTTGGCCTAGCTTGAGGGTGATGGATCTCCATGACCTTGGATGGGTGGTTGACGACTATGTTAAGGATGTCGTCAAAAGGTCGGACAGCCTCAAACAGGCCTTGGGGATTGGTGGTGGCGGCGAAGTTGCAGCACCCCCGCCACCACTGCCAGATGTGCCAGTGGAGGGATTTCCTGAGACTGAAGCTGtggggcaagtggaagcagGCAATAGCATGCAAAGGCAACAATGGTTTGTGGATCTGGGGAATCCCCAATTGCCCAATGTGCCATTCGCTGGGAATGAGCTGATGCTGCTTCCATTTGGTGGCAACatcaataacaacaacaataacaatcCTCAAAACGCTGTTTGGCCAAACAACAATAACAACTATCCTCAAAATGTTGTCTGGCCAAACAACAATCCCTTTTTTCCTTGA